The following DNA comes from Coleofasciculus chthonoplastes PCC 7420.
GACTTGACCCTTAGGTAGATTGGCACGTATTGGAAAATGTGCTAAAAGGTCAACAGGATAGAGTTAGATCGGATAGATATCAATATCTGCATCCTGCGATCGCGGCTACGCCCTTAAGTCGAATGTCACTGACTTTAGAGTTTGTAGTAAGCGCTTAAGCGCTTCTGGCACGCTTCGTGCCTACTACGAACCCAGCTCCCTATTCCCTGTTCCCTATTGCCTATGTCTAATAAAACCCTCGGTTTAGATACTCCACTGTATAAATATTTATTATCGGTGTCCTTGCGAGAACCCGATATCCTACAAAAATTACGGCAAGAAACCGCCACCCATCCAGATAGCGCCATGCAAATCGCCCCGGAACAAGGGCAGTTTATGGCATTCTTGGTTCAGCTTATGGGGGCGATGAAAACCTTAGAAATTGGCGTATTTACAGGCTACAGTGCTTTAGCCGTCGCCTTAGCCTTACCCAAGGATGGCAAGATTGTCGCCTGTGATGTGAGTGAAGACTATACCGCCATTGCCCGCCGTTACTGGGATGCCGCCGGAGTCTCGGATAAAATAGATTTGCGATTAGCACCTGCTTTGGAGACTTTGGATGAATTATTGGCAGCAGGGCAAGCAGAAACGTTTGATTTTGCGTTTATCGATGCCGATAAAGTAAATTATCTGGCATACTATGAGCGATCGCTGCAATTAATTCGTCCGGGGGGTTTAATTGCTATTGATAATGTCCTTTGGGGGGGACGAGTTGCTGATTCTCAGATGCAAGATAAAAATACCGCCGCGATTAGAGCATTTAACCAAGCCATTAGTCAAGATGAACAGGTTATTTTAAGTTTAGTCCCGATTGCTGATGGATTAACCTTGGCATTGAAGAGAGAGCCAAGAACTCAAGTTCTTGGCTAAAAGCTTAAACCCGTTAAAACGGGTTCAACGTCTTACCCCGAACAAATGACTACCTATAATTTTGCCAACTGAGTTAGGAACGGTAACTAATAGTTAATGCCGCAATTGATAATCAATCCCCTAAACATGTAGTAATTATAGGTGGTGGGTTTGGTGGACTTTTATCGGCATTTGAAGCCGCAGAAAAAGAAGCTGATCCTGATCAACGTCGGGCGTGGTTAACTTGGATTTTTGTACATATCTTTTTCCTAATTGAATTTGATAATAAAATCATCGTCATGGTGCAATGGGCATGGAGTTATTTCACCCGTAATCGTGGCACTCGGTTGATTACTAATCCAGAGGAGTAATCGTCATTCGTCTTATGTATAGCACTACGCATTAAGGTTAGGACATATCAAGAAAAATTTAAATCGCTCAATCCCTTGTCAGGTAAGCGTTTATTGAATGGTAGGGGCGACCCGCTGCAAAAATGAACACAATTGACCTATAAATTTTATCGGGTCGCCCTGCATCAGGTATCAGAAAAAGCAAGGAAAATCGACATAAACCATTGCCTAAAAATAAACCGTTAATTTTCTCTATGTAACCCTAAATTGCGTATAATTAATTATCGGAAACTATCACATTTGGCAGGGCGAGCAGGGCGAGTCGAGAGCAGTTATAGCGCTACGCGCCAGGGAATAGGCAATAGGCAATAGGCAATAGCACCATTGTAGAGACGCGCCATGGCGCGTCTCTACATAAATGATGTGTCCTAACCGCTATGGCGGTTGCTATACTTAGTGTGCTAAATTGTTAGTTTGATTTGCCCTAATATTGGACAGCAATAGAGCTTAGCGGTGGTTCAAAACTTTATTACCACGGACTTCCAACTAAAGTAAACGCACTCCAATAATAAGGATGAGTGAGTTCCTTTGCTGGCAAATTCGCTAATTCTGGCGGTAAGGCAATCCGACGATTTGGCGTAACTAAATAACCCTCTTCTAATCGCACTTGTCCGCGAATCATGGCTAATTGTGCCTGTCGTAATGCTTCCGCTTTCAGAGGTGATTGCTGTAGTTGTTCATAAAAACCTGTCATTAACCCTAACGTGCCTTCATCACTCACATACCATAAACTTCCTAGGGCAGATTTAACCCCAGCTTGTACCGCTAACCCAGTAAATCCTAACTCCGCTTCTGCGTCTCCTAAAGCCGTCCGACAGGCACTTAATACCATCAGTTCCACAGTGGGATCATGTAATCCCAATTGGCGGATGTCACTCAGTTTGAGTTTACGATCCCAAAACTGAATATAAGAAGAACTGGGTTGACCCGATTTAAATTCACCGTGGGTGGCTAAATGGATAATTCCAAAGGGTTGAGATGCCCTCGCTGTTTTCAAATTAGCGGCGGTAAAGTCTTCATTCAAGAAGGATTTACCCTGCCATAATTGAGTCGCGATCGCGGATAATTCAGTCGGGACAGCCGGTAAGGGGTTTTGATCCGTAAATTGAGACGCACCCATAGCTAAAACCTGCACATCTCTCACATCTCGATAGCGGGTATCAGTGAGCGAAAGACTAGGCATGAAACCGATACTATATTGTTCAATTATAAATTTATCCCCATCATGCAAAACAGCCAGAGGTAAGGAACGCAATCCCTGATCCATAATGAAGGCTAGATTATTAATCTCTTGCGTCTTTAATTCTGTTTCTAAGGGGGCAATTAACCACTGATACAACTGTTGGGCATAACGTTGATAGGGACGAGGAATGTGAGTATCAGTAACAGCGCGGCGCAATTTGTTAGCGGTATCCATTACTTTTTCGCGGGTTGCACCCGGTATCGAGTGGCGTATGAGTTCCCCATTGGCGGTGACGAGGATAATTTGGAGTTGATCACTATCTCGTGAGGGAGACTCCTTGGCTGAAGATTGACTGTCTTGACTGCGAGTTTGGGGCGCTACTGTGGTGGGTACAAAAACGGCGTAGATAAGTGCAGGTTTAGCCCCTGTAGCTTGTTCGATACGATGTAAAGTTGCCCGGGCATCTGCCAGAGTCAAAATGGTAGTATCTTGGAGTCCTAAATAGGTCTCATAGTCACGGGTTAACGATTCCTCCCATTTAGCAACCTGGGTGTCAATTTCGATTTCCGGCGGTTCGTCTTTGTTGGGAGGTAAAGTGGGTTCAGTCAGAGGTTTAAGTAAATTAACAGGATTGATAGGAGGATTGGTTTCATCTGTATCCGGAATCGGTGGAGAATCAACGCTGATAATTTGAATATTGCCCACCTTCTGAGTAAACAGAAAGGATTGAGTGGGGGCAATAGTGAAATCGCCACTGGTAATCGTTCCCCTGGTGCCATTGGTTGTCCCATCACCCACGATGAAGGGAGTAAAACCATTTCCACCATGTCTCAACGTGATAGAATCTCCACCCAATCCCCCAGCCGTAGAGATGCTGGCGCTAATCCCATTCTGGTCAACAAATGTTCCCGTAGCCCGGAAAAATTGACCAGCAGTGATATCAACTTGACCGCCTTGACCATTATTTCCGCCTTGGGCGTTGATCAAGGTCACTTGGATATCACCAATGGGATCTAACGTAACATTTCCCCCATCATTTTGGATACCGCTACTATTAATTGTTCCGGTTGTAATTGCTGTCGCTGCCTCAACTAAAATATCACCGCCACTGAATCCAGAACTGTTGAGATTATTCGTGGTAATTTCTCCATCACGACTGGTTAAAGTAATAGTTGCGCCTTGACCATTTCCACCCGAACTGGTATTAATTTCTCCTGTCATAATATCCCGAACGGCGGTTAGCGTAATCGCTCCCCCATTGCTGTTTTGAGCATGACTATCGAGGATGCCGCTACGAGTATCAATCGACCCGTTACTGGTGAGAGTAATTGCCCGACCGGGATTAATAATTGTACCTGTCGTGATGCGTTGATTTCCTTGTAGTGTAATCGTGGCATCCTGAGTACCCGTTATCGTGAAACCTGTGGTATCAATTGCCCCTGAACCAAAAGGCGATCGCAAAATTACGGGAACCTTAAAGGTGATGTCATCTGCCAACATAATTGTACCCTGATTATCTTCCCCACCAATCACAAGTTGCTCAAATCCATCTTGGAAGAGATTCAGTTTATCAGTATCCAGGTTCCAGATATTACTATTACTATTGGTTGTATCCCCAATTGTTATATTTACAGTCGGGTCAAGGGGAGATAACACCACCGTTCCTGTGCCTTGGACTTGTGGCGTTTGCGGGATATTGGGAGTATCAACGACCCGAATTTCATCAGCAATCAAGGTTGTTGTACTCTCTCCTGTTCCGCTGGCTTGAATAAAACCATCTTGCACATTAATCCCTGCTGCACCATTAGCACCGATTCCCTCTAGGGTGAGAGTTCCGTCTGCGGTTGTCTCCACACCACCCCCTCTTAAATCAATGCCATAGTTATTGTCTCCTGTTCCCTTACCCACACCAATTAGAGTAATCGCACCATCTCTCGCCGTAATTCGAGAAGGATTACTCTGGTTAGGATCTATTTCCTGAATCCTAATTCCGTGATTTTCCGTTATTCCCGCGCCAGCAATTCCCTCAATCGTAATATTACCCTTTCCGGTTACCTCAACAGTAGAACCCCGAAATAGTTCAACCCCATGATTAAATTGATCGGGTTCAGTTCCCCCCTCACCAATAAACTGAATATCCCCATCTCTGGTACTAACTAAACCACCTAAATCAAGTTTGATTCCTTGACTCCCATGCAACGTCCCTTCTCCTCCATTCCCTCCAGTCCCCTCAACAATAATTGTTCCTGTTCCTGTTGACTGGACACTTCCTCCCTGATTACCAATAGAAACTCCATAATGTAAACCATTATCCCCAGAACCCCCAGTGCCGATGAGATGAATGATGCCATCTTGGGAAGACACCGTCGCGTTATTAATCGATATGCCCCAATTTCCTAGAATATCTGGGCTAAAATTCCCGCCGTTTCCTCCTGTACCGTTTAAGGTAATTGTTCCTTGTCCAATTGCTTCTAAACGGCTACCATCAATAATGTGGATACCAGAAATACCCGAGGTAGTATTTTCTTCAGTTCCGCCAATCCCTAGGATTGAAATATGACCTGTACCCGACTCAACTGTCCCTGACGCGATCGCAACCCCAACCTGACTTGGTATAATTCCCCCAGAATCCGTCTGTATCTCTCCCGATGCCGTTACCTCAACCCCAGTTTCCACCGTATTACCCGAACCTGTTAACAACGTCGCTAAATCCAGAGGGTTTGTCGGTAACGCTAAACCCCCATTACTCCTCGGTAACTCCACCTCAAAACTTAACACTTGTCCCGATTGGGAGATTTTCACCAAACGAGAATTCGGCACAGCCGCAATTGTAATCCTTCCCCCGGATGACGTCAGCGTTCCTGTATTCACCACTTGTCCACCCAGTAGTGCTAAATCCCGTCCGGGTTCAACCGCCAATTCACCCGCATTAATAATGATTCCCCCTTGAGATAAATCAAAGGCAAATTGACTGGGTTCTCCGACCAAGTCCTGATAATTATTATCGCCCAATGCATTAAACCAGTTATTGCCAAATCCAATTCCTGTCGCCGTCGTTGCCGTAAAATCAGCCGGGACATTGAGTTGAGCATTCGCCCCAAAAACAATTCCCGCCGGATTCATTAAATATAAATTGGCTGTTCCCCCTGTCACCTGAATCAATCCATCAATAATGGAAGGATTTTCGCCAATCACTCGTCCCAGAATATTTCTCAAATCTGGAGTTGCCAAAAAATTAGCAATTTGCTCTGAATTAATGCCAAACTCTTGAAGACTGTGGAATAAATTCGTCCCATCACTCGACAAACTGCCACCTTGAATATCAAATTGGTTGCCATCTTGGGTGACAGTTGTACCCGTACCGTCATCGGCTGGGGTAATCGGTTGAGCCAACACTGGAGTAGCTGTTACCAGTCTTACCGTTCCAGCTAAGAGAGTCAACAGGCAGATTTTGCACCACTGAGCAGATTTCATCAGGTTAATTGTTTGTTACAAACAGACTGCATTCTATCCCAGTGTTCTTTTTTATTTTTCCTTCAGCAACAAAACTCTAAAAAACGCTAACTTATGTAATCTTGTCGGTTGGTGGAAATAAACTCAACCCTATTAAACGCTGTAAATATTTCTCAAACTCTTACATAAGACAGATGACACAAGACATAAGATGAATGTCACTGACTTAAGGCTGGTGGGCAATGCCCACCCTACTAAAAAACGCTAAAACAGTTTATTATAATGTAACGGTTTTTAAATGAGTTGTGTAATCTTTTATTGCCTATTGCCTATTGCCTGTTCCCTGTTCCCTAATCACTCAAAACCGCTAAATGCAAAATCCCATCGCCCTGATTCACCAATGGATTCTGCGTGTGACCAATAACTAAGCCATCAAAGGGCGCATACGCTTTAATGCTATTCTCACCAAAGGCGTCAGAGATAATACACAAAACTTGCTTTTTGTCAACGCGCTGACCCAATTTAACAGTAAGGCGCAAAATCCCGCTACGGGGCGCTCGTACCCACTTACTTTGCTTAACTTCTAGTGATGGGTGCAACGATTCCGGGAACGTCAACTCAATCATCTTTAACCCCACCATCATTCGTAGAATACCTTCGACACCGATTGCGATCGCATCCGGGTCAAATCGCAACGCCTCACCCCCCTCATACAAGAGGATTGGGATACCTCGCTTCGTCGCGGCTTGGCGCAATGATCCATCCCGCACCGTTGAATGCATCAGCAGGGGTGCAGCAAACGCTTTAGCACAATAATAGGTTTCTGGATCATCTAAATTCGCCCGGATTTGCGGTAAATTCGTGCGATGTTGAGCCGCCGTGTGCAAATCAATCCCATGGGTACAGCGACTCACTATTTCTGTCATAAACAAGTCCGCCAACCGAGAGGCTAAAGAACCACGAGAGGAACCAGGAAACGAACGATTTAAATCTCTGCGATCGGGCAAATAACGGGATTGTTCAATAAAGCCAAAAACATTAACAATTGGCACCGCAATCAGGACACCATGAAGCTGAGATGGATTAATCCGTTCTAAGACTTGGCGAATAATGTCCACCCCATTAATTTCATCGCCATGAATCGCCGCACTCATCCACAGTCGTGGACCCGCCTCCACACCATTAATCACAGTAATTGGTAATGAAAGCAGCGTTTGCGTTGGTAGACGGGCGACCGGAATTTCTGTGCGCTTTCGTTCTCCGGGCGCAATACTAATTCCACCAATTGTTATAGTTTCATGATTCACAGTTGAGTTTTTAATTTTGACCCTTCACTGCGTTTGAGGTAACCGAGTTCGTAGGGGCGGGTTTAGGGACTTACGTTTCGCTATTGATGATATACGTTTGCACAAAACCCGCCCTTTCCAAATGTAGGCGGAGGTTTCACGATTATCATTGCTTCCCTCACCCATAAGTAACTAAACGCGCCCCGACTAACTTTTGCATACAACAAACAAAGGACAAATGACCAATGACATAAGACCCATTAATACTGAATGCGATCGCGCGTTTTTCCGGATGCTGCATTTTTCTGCAAAAACTCAATAATTTTCCCCGCCACATCCACCCCCGTCGCATTTTCAATCCCTTCTAAACCCGGAGACGAGTTAACTTCCATCACCACCGGACCATGATTAGATCGCAACAAATCCACACCCGCCACTCTTAATCCCATCGCTTTCGCCGCCCGTACCGCCGTACTACGTTCCTCTGGAGTTAACTTAATTTGTTCAGCATTACCACCCCGATGCAGATTGGAACGGAATTCCCCCGGTGCGCCTTGTCGCTTCATCGACGCCACCACTTTGTTATCAATCACAAAGCAGCGAATATCCATACCCCCCGCTTCTTTAATAAACTCCTGCACCAAAATATTGGCATCTAAACCGCGAAACGCTTCAATCACCGACTTCGCCGCTTGATGAGTTTCCGCCAAAACCACCCCAATCCCTTGAGTCCCTTCTAGCAATTTAATCACCAGAGGCGCACCGCCCACAATGTCAATTAACCCATCAATATCTTGAGTGGAATGAGCAAACCCTGTCACCGGAAGTCCCACACCTTCACGGGAAAGAATCTGAAGACAGCGTAACTTATCGCGGGAACGAGAAATGGCTTGGGATTCATTCGCCACGAACACCCCCATCACTTCAAATTGGCGCACCACAGCCGTCCCATAAAACGTCTTAGACGCACCGATGCGAGGAATAATCGCATCCAACTCTTCCAAGACTTTCCCCTGATACACCACTTTGGGCTTATGAGACGTAATATTCATATAACAACGCAGGTAATTAATCACCCGCATATCATGACCCCGCGCTTCCCCCGCTTCCTTGAGGCGTCGCGTGGAATATAGCGAAGCATCTTGGGACAAGATAGCTATTTTCATAAAAGGACTATTGAATCATTTGCTTAATTGTGCGCTTCCTGGTTGAACTTTGGACAAAAGACCGACCCGCATCGACTAAAAAGCGTTTGCGAACGGCTTGACGCCCTAACAGCATCCGGAATCCCATGACATCTCGGTTCGTCAGGGTAAGTTCAATCAACCAGCGCTCCCCGTTTAGTTCTACCATAGTTTGGATCACGGGTCGTAACTGGGCGTGACCCCCAGAATTGCGAACCTGTCGTTGGTCAATCAGTTCCGCTTCAGCACAGACGGTGCGATGGGTATCCCGTTGATAGGGATGGACTTTGAACCGAACCATGGTTTTGTCATCCCGCGAGAAAGTTTCGACATCAAAGGCGTGTAAGGCGGAGGAACGCGCCCCGGTGTCAATTTTAGCTTTGATCTGGGCAATTCCTAGATCCGGCAAGGCGACTCGTTCCCGCCAGCCGATAATGGATAAAGATTTGGACATAAAGCACGGCAATACCTGTAGGGGCACGGCATTGCCGTACCCATACCATTGTGTTCTACAACGCCGCCTATCGCCAAAAAAAGCTAAAATTCCCTTGACGAGTCTCAAGGATAAAGCAAAACCATGACAAATGCATCTCCCATCCCCGTGGTTGTCAACGGTGCGGCGGGTAAAATGGGTCGTGAAGTGATTAAGGCGGTCAGTCAAGCCGATGATATGACCTTGATTGGTGCCGTTGATCATAACCCGAACTATATGGGTCAAGATGTTGGCGAAGTCGCAGGTTGTGGTGAATTGGAAATTCCGATTCTGAATGACCTGCAAGCCACACTCGTCATGGCAACTCAGGAGAAGGTGCAAGGGGTGATGGTGGATTTTACCCACCCTGACAGCGTTTATGAGAATGTTCGTACCGCGATCGCCTATGGGGTTCGTCCAGTTGTCGGTACGACGGGACTCAGCAGTGATCAAATCAAAGACTTAGGCGAATTTGCCGAAAAAGCCAGCACAGGTGCTTTAATTATTCCCAATTTTTCCATTGGCATGGTCTTATTGCAACAAGCCGCCATCCAAGCCTCCCACTACTTTGACCACGTTGAAATTATCGAACTCCACCACAATCAAAAAGCCGACGCCCCAAGCGGTACAGCGATTCAAACCGCTCAACAATTAGCCGGACTCGGCAAAACCTATAATCCCGCTAAGGTAGAAGAAACCGAAAAACTGGCGGGGGCGAGGGGAAGTGTCGCCAATGACAACATTCGCATTCACAGTGTTCGCTTACCCGGTTTAATCGCTCACCAAGAAGTCATCTTTGGTGCTACCGGTCAAATCTACACCCTACGTCATGATACCAGCGATCGCTCTTGCTATATGCCAGGGGTCTTGCTTGCCATTCGCCAAGTGACTCAGCTCAAATCTCTCGTCTACGGATTAGATAAGATATTGTAATAAATGACGAATTCCCTATTCCCTATTCCCTATTCCCTCTTCTCTGAACAAATGACCAATGACTAAAACCCATGCTAGTACCACTTACC
Coding sequences within:
- a CDS encoding class I SAM-dependent methyltransferase; the encoded protein is MSNKTLGLDTPLYKYLLSVSLREPDILQKLRQETATHPDSAMQIAPEQGQFMAFLVQLMGAMKTLEIGVFTGYSALAVALALPKDGKIVACDVSEDYTAIARRYWDAAGVSDKIDLRLAPALETLDELLAAGQAETFDFAFIDADKVNYLAYYERSLQLIRPGGLIAIDNVLWGGRVADSQMQDKNTAAIRAFNQAISQDEQVILSLVPIADGLTLALKREPRTQVLG
- a CDS encoding CHAT domain-containing protein, with the translated sequence MKSAQWCKICLLTLLAGTVRLVTATPVLAQPITPADDGTGTTVTQDGNQFDIQGGSLSSDGTNLFHSLQEFGINSEQIANFLATPDLRNILGRVIGENPSIIDGLIQVTGGTANLYLMNPAGIVFGANAQLNVPADFTATTATGIGFGNNWFNALGDNNYQDLVGEPSQFAFDLSQGGIIINAGELAVEPGRDLALLGGQVVNTGTLTSSGGRITIAAVPNSRLVKISQSGQVLSFEVELPRSNGGLALPTNPLDLATLLTGSGNTVETGVEVTASGEIQTDSGGIIPSQVGVAIASGTVESGTGHISILGIGGTEENTTSGISGIHIIDGSRLEAIGQGTITLNGTGGNGGNFSPDILGNWGISINNATVSSQDGIIHLIGTGGSGDNGLHYGVSIGNQGGSVQSTGTGTIIVEGTGGNGGEGTLHGSQGIKLDLGGLVSTRDGDIQFIGEGGTEPDQFNHGVELFRGSTVEVTGKGNITIEGIAGAGITENHGIRIQEIDPNQSNPSRITARDGAITLIGVGKGTGDNNYGIDLRGGGVETTADGTLTLEGIGANGAAGINVQDGFIQASGTGESTTTLIADEIRVVDTPNIPQTPQVQGTGTVVLSPLDPTVNITIGDTTNSNSNIWNLDTDKLNLFQDGFEQLVIGGEDNQGTIMLADDITFKVPVILRSPFGSGAIDTTGFTITGTQDATITLQGNQRITTGTIINPGRAITLTSNGSIDTRSGILDSHAQNSNGGAITLTAVRDIMTGEINTSSGGNGQGATITLTSRDGEITTNNLNSSGFSGGDILVEAATAITTGTINSSGIQNDGGNVTLDPIGDIQVTLINAQGGNNGQGGQVDITAGQFFRATGTFVDQNGISASISTAGGLGGDSITLRHGGNGFTPFIVGDGTTNGTRGTITSGDFTIAPTQSFLFTQKVGNIQIISVDSPPIPDTDETNPPINPVNLLKPLTEPTLPPNKDEPPEIEIDTQVAKWEESLTRDYETYLGLQDTTILTLADARATLHRIEQATGAKPALIYAVFVPTTVAPQTRSQDSQSSAKESPSRDSDQLQIILVTANGELIRHSIPGATREKVMDTANKLRRAVTDTHIPRPYQRYAQQLYQWLIAPLETELKTQEINNLAFIMDQGLRSLPLAVLHDGDKFIIEQYSIGFMPSLSLTDTRYRDVRDVQVLAMGASQFTDQNPLPAVPTELSAIATQLWQGKSFLNEDFTAANLKTARASQPFGIIHLATHGEFKSGQPSSSYIQFWDRKLKLSDIRQLGLHDPTVELMVLSACRTALGDAEAELGFTGLAVQAGVKSALGSLWYVSDEGTLGLMTGFYEQLQQSPLKAEALRQAQLAMIRGQVRLEEGYLVTPNRRIALPPELANLPAKELTHPYYWSAFTLVGSPW
- a CDS encoding succinylglutamate desuccinylase/aspartoacylase family protein, coding for MNHETITIGGISIAPGERKRTEIPVARLPTQTLLSLPITVINGVEAGPRLWMSAAIHGDEINGVDIIRQVLERINPSQLHGVLIAVPIVNVFGFIEQSRYLPDRRDLNRSFPGSSRGSLASRLADLFMTEIVSRCTHGIDLHTAAQHRTNLPQIRANLDDPETYYCAKAFAAPLLMHSTVRDGSLRQAATKRGIPILLYEGGEALRFDPDAIAIGVEGILRMMVGLKMIELTFPESLHPSLEVKQSKWVRAPRSGILRLTVKLGQRVDKKQVLCIISDAFGENSIKAYAPFDGLVIGHTQNPLVNQGDGILHLAVLSD
- the rimK gene encoding 30S ribosomal protein S6--L-glutamate ligase, with the translated sequence MKIAILSQDASLYSTRRLKEAGEARGHDMRVINYLRCYMNITSHKPKVVYQGKVLEELDAIIPRIGASKTFYGTAVVRQFEVMGVFVANESQAISRSRDKLRCLQILSREGVGLPVTGFAHSTQDIDGLIDIVGGAPLVIKLLEGTQGIGVVLAETHQAAKSVIEAFRGLDANILVQEFIKEAGGMDIRCFVIDNKVVASMKRQGAPGEFRSNLHRGGNAEQIKLTPEERSTAVRAAKAMGLRVAGVDLLRSNHGPVVMEVNSSPGLEGIENATGVDVAGKIIEFLQKNAASGKTRDRIQY
- a CDS encoding ATP-dependent zinc protease family protein; translation: MSKSLSIIGWRERVALPDLGIAQIKAKIDTGARSSALHAFDVETFSRDDKTMVRFKVHPYQRDTHRTVCAEAELIDQRQVRNSGGHAQLRPVIQTMVELNGERWLIELTLTNRDVMGFRMLLGRQAVRKRFLVDAGRSFVQSSTRKRTIKQMIQ
- the dapB gene encoding 4-hydroxy-tetrahydrodipicolinate reductase — translated: MTNASPIPVVVNGAAGKMGREVIKAVSQADDMTLIGAVDHNPNYMGQDVGEVAGCGELEIPILNDLQATLVMATQEKVQGVMVDFTHPDSVYENVRTAIAYGVRPVVGTTGLSSDQIKDLGEFAEKASTGALIIPNFSIGMVLLQQAAIQASHYFDHVEIIELHHNQKADAPSGTAIQTAQQLAGLGKTYNPAKVEETEKLAGARGSVANDNIRIHSVRLPGLIAHQEVIFGATGQIYTLRHDTSDRSCYMPGVLLAIRQVTQLKSLVYGLDKIL